In one window of Methanoculleus chikugoensis DNA:
- a CDS encoding energy-coupling factor transporter transmembrane component T family protein gives MSEIMQYVIRESAFHRLHPLTKLIFAAVVVVLAVLTSDTAMLAVLAGAVVAVAIASGLARDLLRQVPLLLMLAVSLLALTILTIRSGEVIGYLVPQSVPVIGGALPVTAGAIDLALAMSLRFAAMLFAFQLLIISTQPRDLVHVMDRLRMPVDYTLMLLIALRFIPSLQLEGKRIHEAQLARAYNPGNGLAGKIRGLFPIIIPLVSNSLGKATILGLTIDLRGYRSGRRTPMRDLAPGRADVAGICCMGLVVAGYLAVLLV, from the coding sequence CAAACTGATCTTTGCGGCCGTCGTCGTTGTCCTCGCGGTGCTGACGAGCGATACCGCGATGCTCGCGGTTCTCGCCGGAGCGGTCGTAGCGGTGGCGATAGCGAGCGGACTCGCCCGCGATCTCCTCCGCCAGGTTCCGCTGCTGCTCATGCTCGCGGTGAGCCTGCTCGCCCTTACCATCCTCACCATCAGGAGCGGTGAGGTCATCGGTTACCTGGTTCCGCAGTCGGTCCCGGTCATCGGCGGGGCGTTGCCTGTCACGGCGGGAGCGATCGACCTTGCGCTCGCGATGTCGCTTCGGTTCGCCGCGATGCTCTTTGCGTTCCAGCTCCTGATCATATCGACCCAGCCGCGCGACCTCGTCCACGTCATGGACCGCCTCAGGATGCCGGTCGACTACACCCTCATGCTCCTGATCGCGCTCCGGTTCATCCCGAGCCTGCAGCTCGAGGGGAAGCGGATCCACGAGGCGCAGCTTGCCCGCGCCTACAACCCGGGGAACGGCCTTGCCGGAAAGATACGGGGGCTCTTCCCCATCATCATCCCGTTGGTCTCGAACTCGCTCGGGAAAGCCACGATCCTCGGGCTGACGATCGATCTCCGCGGCTACCGTTCCGGCAGGCGGACGCCGATGCGCGACCTTGCTCCCGGCCGGGCCGACGTCGCCGGGATCTGCTGCATGGGCCTTGTGGTCGCAGGGTATTTGGCCGTGCTGCTCGTATAA
- a CDS encoding ABC transporter substrate-binding protein, with protein MQTTRLILSLASLAVLLLLAGTAGATPVPPATADGGERSVTVIDDSGKTVLIRGEPQRIVSLAPSNTEILYALGLEDRIVAVTERCDYPPATAEKPKVGGFSTVNIEKVIAMEPDLIFAAPANTDEVIDRLRSLGMTVVILDPQTIDGVLHDIELAGRATGQEEQASTLIEGLRVRIGAVAEKAAGGPAEEPSVAHVIWHDPLWVSGRGTFQDEVITLAGGANAFGSVDDWSIVSLEEFIITNPDYILVSSGSGMNRDGYDAIYNYIINEPRLQRLDAVRNDRVYVIDADVVSRGSPRIVDALEEVADYLHPGTSGAGTPEAAGTVQSPGFGAITLICALSAAVLLLQKR; from the coding sequence ATGCAAACCACGCGCCTGATACTCTCTCTTGCATCGCTCGCCGTGCTGCTCCTGCTCGCCGGGACGGCCGGGGCGACACCTGTGCCCCCGGCAACGGCGGACGGCGGCGAACGATCCGTGACGGTGATCGACGACTCCGGGAAGACCGTCCTCATCCGGGGAGAACCGCAGAGAATCGTCTCGCTCGCGCCCTCGAACACCGAGATCCTGTATGCCCTCGGGCTTGAGGACCGCATCGTCGCCGTCACCGAACGCTGCGACTACCCGCCGGCAACAGCGGAGAAACCGAAGGTAGGCGGTTTCAGCACCGTCAATATCGAGAAGGTGATTGCTATGGAGCCCGACCTGATCTTCGCCGCGCCCGCCAACACCGACGAAGTCATCGACCGCCTCCGATCGCTCGGGATGACCGTCGTCATACTCGACCCGCAGACGATCGACGGTGTCCTGCACGACATCGAACTTGCCGGAAGGGCGACCGGGCAGGAAGAGCAGGCATCGACGCTCATCGAAGGACTCAGGGTGCGTATCGGAGCCGTTGCCGAAAAGGCGGCCGGGGGCCCGGCCGAAGAGCCGTCTGTCGCCCACGTCATCTGGCACGATCCGCTCTGGGTCAGCGGCCGGGGAACGTTCCAGGACGAGGTGATCACGCTGGCCGGCGGAGCCAACGCGTTCGGCTCGGTCGACGACTGGAGCATCGTCAGCCTCGAGGAGTTCATCATCACGAATCCCGACTACATCCTGGTCAGCTCGGGCAGCGGGATGAACCGGGACGGCTACGATGCCATCTACAACTACATCATCAACGAGCCCCGCCTGCAGAGGCTCGACGCGGTCAGGAACGACCGCGTCTACGTCATCGACGCAGATGTCGTCAGCCGCGGGAGCCCGCGGATCGTGGATGCGCTTGAGGAGGTGGCGGACTACCTCCATCCGGGCACCTCCGGGGCAGGTACCCCGGAGGCAGCCGGGACGGTCCAGTCGCCGGGGTTCGGTGCGATAACTCTCATCTGCGCATTATCCGCAGCCGTCCTGCTCCTGCAGAAGAGGTAG
- a CDS encoding ABC transporter ATP-binding protein → MKPIEIIDIDVSYGAKKILEAITFHAEAGEILGIVGPNGSGKTTLLKAMSRVVARDNGDIRLDDRDLDSLGHRELARRVAVVPQDISIGFDYTVRDVVMMGRHPYIGRFASETARDAEICDHAMHLANVADLAGMSVHEISGGERQRVLIARALTQEPKILLLDEATSNLDVSHQVEILNIIRDLAGEITVVSVFHDLNLAAYYCDRLLLLKDRKVYAAGTPGEVLTREKIREVFGMEMLVRPHPLTGRPYVLPVYMHQSGAGANRRVHVVCGGGTGSDILHLLHAAGFTVTCGVLNVLDTDYGTAMHLGLPCIAEPPFHGITPKSLSRLRECLESADTVVVTAMPIGRGNLDNLRVLLDYPAKPVIFYARDRTARMEDYTGGEAGAVLTELEARGAPRVEGAEGLLARLSQDGPERD, encoded by the coding sequence ATGAAACCGATTGAGATCATCGATATCGACGTCTCCTACGGCGCAAAGAAGATCCTCGAAGCGATCACGTTCCACGCAGAAGCAGGCGAGATCCTCGGTATCGTCGGGCCGAACGGATCGGGGAAGACAACGCTTTTGAAAGCGATGAGCAGGGTCGTCGCCCGGGATAACGGGGATATCCGGCTCGACGACCGGGATCTGGACTCGCTCGGACACCGGGAACTCGCGCGCCGGGTTGCGGTCGTCCCGCAGGATATCTCGATCGGCTTCGATTACACAGTGCGCGACGTCGTCATGATGGGGAGGCACCCCTACATCGGAAGGTTCGCCTCCGAGACGGCCCGGGACGCGGAGATCTGCGACCATGCCATGCACCTTGCAAACGTCGCGGATCTCGCCGGGATGTCAGTGCACGAGATCAGCGGCGGGGAACGCCAGCGCGTCCTCATCGCCCGGGCGCTCACGCAGGAACCGAAGATCCTGCTGCTCGACGAAGCAACCTCGAACCTCGACGTCAGCCACCAGGTCGAGATCCTCAACATCATCAGGGATCTCGCGGGAGAGATCACGGTCGTAAGCGTCTTCCACGACCTGAACCTGGCCGCATACTACTGTGACCGGCTCCTGCTTCTCAAAGACCGGAAGGTCTACGCCGCAGGAACACCCGGGGAAGTCCTGACCCGTGAGAAGATCCGTGAGGTCTTCGGGATGGAGATGCTCGTCAGACCGCACCCGCTGACGGGGAGGCCGTACGTCCTGCCGGTATATATGCACCAGTCGGGTGCGGGGGCGAACCGGCGGGTGCACGTCGTCTGCGGCGGGGGGACGGGGTCCGATATCCTCCACCTCCTTCATGCCGCGGGCTTCACGGTCACCTGCGGCGTCCTGAACGTCCTCGACACCGACTACGGGACGGCGATGCACCTCGGTCTTCCCTGCATCGCGGAGCCCCCGTTCCACGGCATCACTCCGAAATCGCTCTCGCGCCTCAGGGAGTGCCTGGAGAGTGCAGACACCGTCGTCGTCACGGCAATGCCGATAGGCAGGGGGAACCTCGACAATCTCCGGGTGCTGCTCGACTATCCGGCAAAACCGGTAATCTTCTATGCAAGAGACCGCACCGCCCGGATGGAAGACTACACCGGGGGCGAGGCCGGGGCGGTGCTGACCGAACTGGAGGCGCGCGGGGCACCCCGGGTCGAGGGGGCGGAGGGACTTCTTGCCCGTCTCTCGCAGGACGGCCCCGAACGCGATTGA
- a CDS encoding FecCD family ABC transporter permease, whose amino-acid sequence MRRTAPIIILTLICALLISMAAAVALGPSGISFGSLFTSDNAWMILWEIRVPRVIAAALVGCGLAVAGTAMQALFRNPMADPYIIGTSSGGALGATLAIVLFAGTGRPVLAFAGAIGATFAVYFIARRGGKIPVETLLLSGVALATLLSALLSFLMYTAGRSLHQIMFWLMGGFWNIAWNDVGVALPILIGGAGIYLFARDLNILALNEEDATHLGVNVERTKLILLALSAFVTGIAVAVAGSIGFIGLITPHVMRLIVGPDHRFLFPAAALAGAILLVWADALTRTFTSDMPVGILTACFGAPFFIYLLRSRTKS is encoded by the coding sequence ATGCGGAGAACGGCACCGATCATCATCCTGACGCTCATCTGCGCGCTTCTCATCAGCATGGCCGCTGCGGTCGCTCTCGGACCGAGCGGGATCTCCTTTGGATCGCTCTTCACCTCGGATAACGCCTGGATGATCCTCTGGGAGATCCGGGTGCCGAGGGTGATCGCCGCGGCGCTGGTCGGGTGCGGGCTTGCCGTGGCAGGCACGGCCATGCAGGCACTCTTCCGAAACCCCATGGCCGACCCCTACATCATCGGCACATCGTCGGGCGGAGCGCTCGGGGCTACCCTCGCAATCGTCCTCTTTGCCGGCACGGGACGCCCCGTGCTTGCATTCGCCGGGGCGATAGGCGCCACGTTCGCCGTATACTTCATCGCCCGCAGAGGCGGCAAGATCCCGGTCGAGACGCTCCTGCTCTCCGGTGTCGCCCTCGCGACGCTTCTCTCGGCACTCCTCTCCTTCCTCATGTATACCGCAGGGCGGAGCCTGCACCAGATCATGTTCTGGCTGATGGGAGGGTTCTGGAACATAGCGTGGAACGACGTCGGCGTCGCCCTCCCCATCCTGATCGGGGGCGCAGGCATCTACCTCTTCGCACGCGACCTCAACATCCTCGCCCTGAACGAAGAGGACGCAACCCATCTCGGGGTGAACGTCGAGCGGACGAAACTGATCCTCCTCGCGCTGAGCGCGTTCGTGACGGGCATAGCCGTTGCGGTAGCCGGTTCAATCGGGTTCATCGGCCTGATCACCCCGCACGTGATGCGGCTGATCGTCGGGCCCGACCACCGTTTCCTCTTTCCCGCGGCCGCGCTTGCAGGCGCCATCCTCCTCGTATGGGCGGATGCGCTCACGCGAACCTTCACGAGCGACATGCCGGTCGGCATCCTGACCGCCTGCTTCGGCGCGCCGTTCTTCATATACCTCCTCCGGAGCCGGACAAAATCATGA
- a CDS encoding EF-Tu/IF-2/RF-3 family GTPase has translation MGNLNIAVLGPAGYAKDLGKKGTESDITFYNLKKGEDTVTIIEPTRYPERLAPLFYAASMADAALIVVGEITPTLGEWVLMLDEAGVKQGYIVLRNYLSPGDVAPLLRGTVLERYEFVEEDPIALRDLLLREAHARTSVPPAAGSVGAIPIDHHFNVRGIGTVILGGVVRGGIRKHDALKVYPGEQAITVRSIQKHDDDFDWAAEGDRVGLALKNIESDDLDRGFVLSDDPAIRTGTTIEARATLVKYWPAPLTAGTVLHLGHWMQFIPARVEAVRDDGDWRQPTLTLALEKDLVYLPGDTAVLHYLEGGKLRIAGHIELA, from the coding sequence ATGGGCAACCTGAACATTGCCGTGCTGGGACCCGCCGGTTACGCAAAAGACCTCGGGAAGAAAGGCACGGAATCCGATATCACCTTTTATAATCTGAAGAAGGGCGAGGACACCGTCACTATCATCGAGCCTACCCGGTATCCCGAACGGCTGGCCCCGCTCTTCTACGCCGCGTCGATGGCGGATGCGGCTCTCATCGTTGTCGGCGAGATCACCCCGACGCTCGGGGAGTGGGTGCTGATGCTCGACGAGGCAGGGGTAAAGCAGGGCTACATTGTCCTCCGGAACTACCTCTCCCCCGGAGACGTCGCGCCGCTCCTGCGCGGGACGGTGCTCGAGCGCTACGAGTTCGTGGAAGAGGACCCGATCGCGTTGCGCGATCTCCTGCTCCGCGAGGCGCATGCCCGCACCTCCGTCCCGCCTGCCGCCGGCTCCGTGGGAGCCATCCCCATCGATCACCACTTCAACGTCCGCGGCATCGGGACGGTCATCCTCGGCGGCGTGGTGCGGGGCGGTATCCGGAAGCACGACGCCCTGAAGGTCTACCCCGGGGAGCAGGCGATCACGGTGCGGTCGATCCAGAAGCACGACGACGACTTCGACTGGGCGGCGGAAGGCGACCGCGTGGGGCTTGCGCTCAAGAACATCGAGTCCGACGACCTCGACCGGGGCTTCGTCCTCTCCGACGACCCCGCGATCCGGACCGGGACAACGATCGAGGCACGGGCGACCCTGGTCAAATACTGGCCGGCTCCGCTCACGGCGGGGACGGTGCTCCACCTCGGCCACTGGATGCAGTTCATTCCGGCGAGGGTGGAGGCGGTGCGGGACGACGGCGACTGGCGGCAGCCGACGCTGACGCTTGCGCTCGAAAAAGACCTCGTCTACCTCCCGGGTGACACGGCGGTGCTCCACTACCTCGAAGGCGGGAAACTCCGGATCGCCGGGCACATCGAACTCGCGTAA
- a CDS encoding type II toxin-antitoxin system prevent-host-death family antitoxin: MSATGEQYVVDEHGNRVAVILPLQEYEQLQEDLHDLAVVAERRNEPTVGFREFRKRYEQ, from the coding sequence ATGAGCGCTACAGGAGAACAGTATGTCGTCGATGAGCACGGGAACCGGGTCGCGGTTATTCTCCCTCTCCAGGAGTACGAGCAGCTGCAGGAAGATCTCCATGACCTTGCCGTGGTCGCGGAGCGGCGTAACGAACCAACCGTAGGGTTCAGAGAATTCCGGAAGCGATACGAGCAGTAA
- a CDS encoding type II toxin-antitoxin system RelE family toxin, whose product MPHGVCKLSGAEHLYRTRVGDYRIIYAVHHEEREVIILYIRHRRSAYRGVVMAPVLYVRFRSSYGSPERSQVRLC is encoded by the coding sequence CTGCCGCATGGTGTATGTAAGTTAAGCGGAGCAGAACACCTCTACCGGACCCGGGTAGGGGACTACCGGATTATATATGCCGTGCATCATGAGGAGCGGGAGGTTATAATCCTCTATATCCGTCACCGCCGTAGCGCATATCGCGGGGTTGTGATGGCACCTGTTTTGTATGTCCGATTCCGCTCGTCATATGGTTCTCCTGAACGTTCTCAAGTAAGGCTTTGTTGA
- a CDS encoding DUF364 domain-containing protein, with product MIEGIPDDIIVEDMALGGELTYVEANGGIGIAGYRYYIQRAPMMTENKIGKPLKEIAGCVKSWNLWEASIGNAAINAWYNHPDTARRAGIEVAEKKRVEERLKDPFIKSQNLVKGKKVCVVGHFPFLEKLIAPVCDLSIVEWDPEEGDYPYSACEYLLPESDYVFLTCGALGDKSMPRLLELSENAERVTIVGPGTPLSSVFFEYGVSDLSGFVATDAALAKRIIRGAENQRIFGAGMKVEYLRPGV from the coding sequence TTGATCGAAGGGATCCCCGACGACATTATCGTTGAAGATATGGCCCTCGGCGGGGAGCTGACGTATGTTGAGGCAAACGGTGGCATCGGTATTGCAGGATACCGCTATTATATCCAGCGTGCCCCGATGATGACCGAAAACAAGATTGGAAAACCGTTAAAAGAGATAGCCGGGTGTGTGAAGTCCTGGAACCTATGGGAAGCATCGATCGGCAACGCGGCGATCAATGCGTGGTACAATCATCCGGATACCGCCAGGAGAGCAGGGATCGAGGTTGCAGAGAAGAAACGGGTCGAGGAACGGCTGAAAGACCCGTTCATCAAATCCCAGAACCTTGTAAAGGGTAAAAAAGTCTGTGTTGTCGGTCATTTCCCGTTCCTTGAGAAGTTGATTGCCCCCGTCTGCGACCTGAGCATTGTTGAGTGGGACCCCGAGGAGGGAGATTATCCGTATTCTGCCTGCGAGTACCTGCTCCCGGAGTCCGACTATGTGTTTCTGACCTGTGGCGCTCTCGGCGACAAAAGCATGCCGCGGCTCCTTGAACTTTCGGAGAACGCAGAGAGAGTGACGATCGTGGGCCCCGGGACTCCCCTCTCTTCGGTCTTCTTCGAGTACGGCGTCTCCGATCTCTCGGGTTTTGTCGCAACCGATGCTGCGCTCGCGAAAAGGATCATCAGAGGAGCGGAAAACCAGAGGATCTTCGGGGCGGGAATGAAGGTGGAGTATCTTCGCCCCGGGGTTTGA
- a CDS encoding ATP-binding cassette domain-containing protein translates to MKAFDYVAEVSSVPIGDILRRYPLAVDYLANIRLVGVDETKTLPEILENVDEDMLEEFGLDREEVIFHFSAFLEAFSRMEESIETISSITILGGRDKTGRPEMLELTVTPGEVVSIVGPTGSGKSRLLEDIECLAQRDTPTARQILINGSAPDLDKRFSTGGKLVAQLSQNMNFVMDLTVQEFLEMHAKSRMIPGSAAVVEKCFAVANSLAGEKFTLDTKVTQLSGGQSRSLMIADTALLSSSPIILIDELENAGIDRREAIEILVGNEKIVLMSTHDPLLALRADKRIVIRNGGVTKVIETTAEEEQTLHKIEAIDSALLNIRNQLRRGAIVTNESIPEFQEK, encoded by the coding sequence ATGAAAGCCTTTGACTATGTTGCAGAGGTCTCGTCGGTGCCAATCGGCGATATCCTTCGCCGGTATCCTCTTGCGGTTGATTACCTCGCCAACATACGGTTGGTTGGGGTTGATGAAACAAAGACGCTTCCCGAGATCCTGGAGAACGTCGATGAGGATATGCTTGAGGAGTTCGGGCTTGACCGCGAGGAGGTTATATTCCATTTCAGTGCATTTCTTGAGGCATTCTCGCGAATGGAAGAGTCTATCGAGACGATCTCCTCCATCACGATCCTCGGCGGACGAGATAAGACGGGGAGGCCCGAGATGCTCGAACTGACCGTGACACCCGGCGAGGTCGTAAGCATTGTCGGTCCCACCGGCTCGGGAAAAAGCAGGCTGCTCGAGGATATCGAGTGCCTTGCCCAGCGCGATACGCCGACCGCAAGGCAGATTCTCATCAACGGTTCGGCCCCCGATCTCGATAAGAGGTTTTCTACCGGAGGAAAACTGGTAGCCCAGCTCTCGCAGAACATGAACTTCGTCATGGACCTGACGGTGCAGGAGTTTCTGGAGATGCATGCAAAAAGCCGGATGATCCCGGGCTCCGCCGCGGTTGTGGAGAAGTGTTTTGCGGTTGCCAATTCGTTAGCAGGGGAGAAATTCACCCTGGATACGAAAGTCACCCAGCTCTCCGGGGGACAGTCGCGGTCGCTGATGATCGCCGATACCGCCTTGTTGAGTTCATCCCCGATCATCCTCATCGACGAGCTGGAGAATGCAGGAATCGACCGGCGGGAGGCGATCGAGATCCTCGTCGGCAACGAGAAGATTGTCCTCATGTCGACGCACGATCCGCTCCTTGCCCTCCGTGCCGACAAAAGGATCGTCATCAGAAACGGGGGCGTGACAAAAGTGATTGAAACGACCGCGGAAGAGGAGCAGACACTGCATAAGATCGAGGCGATCGATTCCGCCCTCCTCAATATCCGCAACCAGCTCCGGAGGGGAGCGATCGTCACAAACGAGAGTATTCCGGAATTTCAGGAGAAATGA
- a CDS encoding GTP-binding protein has product MKLITVAGPPSSGKTSVILKTIAALGLPPGSVGVVKFDSLTSFDHQRYDEQQIPNQTAFAGKICPDHHFVSNVEGAVEWGMKKGLSVLVTESAGLCNRCSPYVNGILSVCVIDNLSGINTPRKIGPMLKYADVVVVTKGDVVSQAEREVFAFNIREVNASATVLFVNGITGQGAFMLARHWQDTLDIRTLRDRKLRFTMPAAICSYCTGETLIGEMYQMGMVKRMEFDDA; this is encoded by the coding sequence ATGAAACTGATTACCGTTGCAGGCCCTCCATCTTCGGGGAAGACCTCTGTGATCCTCAAAACCATTGCAGCCCTTGGACTGCCCCCGGGGAGCGTGGGCGTCGTGAAGTTTGACTCGCTCACCTCCTTCGATCACCAGCGCTACGATGAACAGCAGATCCCCAATCAGACTGCTTTTGCCGGAAAGATCTGTCCGGACCACCATTTCGTCAGCAATGTTGAAGGGGCGGTTGAATGGGGCATGAAGAAGGGATTGTCGGTTCTTGTCACGGAAAGCGCAGGGCTCTGCAACCGGTGCTCGCCATACGTGAACGGCATTTTATCGGTCTGTGTGATCGACAACCTCTCCGGCATCAACACACCCCGAAAGATCGGTCCGATGCTGAAGTATGCCGATGTCGTCGTTGTCACGAAAGGAGATGTCGTCTCCCAGGCGGAGCGCGAGGTCTTCGCCTTCAATATCCGTGAGGTCAATGCATCGGCAACGGTTCTCTTCGTAAACGGAATTACGGGCCAGGGAGCGTTTATGCTTGCCCGCCACTGGCAGGATACGCTGGATATCCGGACACTTCGCGACCGTAAACTCAGATTCACGATGCCTGCTGCCATCTGCTCCTACTGTACCGGCGAGACCCTTATCGGAGAGATGTACCAGATGGGGATGGTCAAAAGGATGGAGTTTGACGACGCATGA
- the mtrH gene encoding tetrahydromethanopterin S-methyltransferase subunit H yields MFKFEKEQTVHDFNGTKIGGQPGEYPTVLGASIFYNKHEVVLDDHTGKIDKPTAEALWNRCQELSDITGIPHFIQIIGEFGEAFESYIDWFCSIDDKTAFLMDSSVPAALAHACQYVTETGIADRAIYNSINGSILPENIEALAKSDVTAAIVLAFNPGDPSVAGREKVLVEGGVAGQEMGMLEIAEKCGITRPILDTAATPLGLGSGGSYREILACKAIHGLPTGGAYHNMTVSWTWLKRWKGTKKTPSQQLAGLEGKENLVKQLTHHYLGGTDGLRQAAWSAPDIGCNMIASTLGADLIMYGPIENVEAMITAQAYSDIVVLEAVRDLGIEPQVDTHPLFKLI; encoded by the coding sequence ATGTTCAAATTCGAAAAAGAGCAGACGGTACACGACTTCAACGGTACCAAGATCGGCGGGCAGCCTGGAGAGTACCCGACCGTGCTCGGTGCATCCATCTTCTACAACAAACACGAAGTTGTACTGGATGACCACACTGGAAAGATTGACAAACCCACGGCGGAGGCGCTCTGGAACCGCTGCCAGGAACTCTCGGATATCACGGGTATTCCGCACTTCATCCAGATCATCGGGGAGTTCGGCGAGGCCTTCGAGAGCTACATCGACTGGTTCTGCAGCATCGACGACAAGACCGCATTCCTGATGGACTCTTCCGTCCCGGCGGCGCTGGCTCACGCGTGCCAGTACGTCACCGAGACAGGCATTGCGGACCGTGCGATCTACAACTCGATCAACGGCTCGATCCTGCCCGAGAACATCGAGGCGCTGGCAAAGAGCGACGTGACCGCCGCGATCGTCCTCGCCTTCAACCCCGGCGACCCGTCGGTTGCCGGCCGCGAGAAGGTTCTGGTCGAGGGCGGTGTCGCCGGACAGGAGATGGGTATGCTCGAGATCGCGGAGAAGTGCGGTATCACCCGCCCGATCCTCGACACCGCGGCAACCCCGCTCGGCCTCGGCTCCGGCGGCTCGTACCGTGAGATCCTCGCCTGCAAGGCGATCCACGGCCTCCCCACCGGCGGCGCGTACCACAACATGACCGTCTCCTGGACCTGGCTCAAGCGGTGGAAGGGAACGAAGAAGACCCCCTCCCAGCAGCTCGCCGGCCTCGAGGGCAAGGAGAACCTTGTCAAGCAGCTCACCCACCACTACCTCGGCGGTACGGACGGGCTGCGCCAGGCGGCCTGGTCCGCGCCCGATATCGGCTGCAACATGATTGCAAGCACGCTCGGCGCCGACCTGATCATGTACGGCCCGATCGAGAACGTCGAGGCGATGATCACCGCACAGGCCTACTCCGACATCGTCGTGCTGGAAGCGGTGCGCGACCTCGGCATCGAGCCTCAGGTGGACACCCACCCGCTCTTCAAACTCATTTAA
- the mtrA gene encoding tetrahydromethanopterin S-methyltransferase subunit A produces the protein MVEKKSPASGWPIVQGDFHTGDAQSCVGVVTMGSHLDEQGICDAGAAIAGSCKTENLGLEKIIANVISNPNIRFILCCGTEVKGHLSGQSFMALHEGGVAGGKIVGAQGAIPFIENLSDEAIKRFQDQVEIVNIMESEDMGAIKAKINELKAKDPGAFGAEPMVVEVKEAAGAAEVAVAGANPQFLEIEERLNAIEERIEFVDAEIAQRVGRKVGRDIGILYGLVAGLIVFMMLLVLLPKLIGYL, from the coding sequence ATGGTTGAGAAGAAATCTCCGGCCAGCGGATGGCCGATTGTCCAGGGCGACTTCCACACAGGAGATGCACAGAGCTGCGTCGGCGTCGTCACCATGGGATCTCACCTCGACGAGCAGGGCATCTGCGATGCCGGAGCGGCAATCGCCGGGTCCTGCAAGACCGAAAACCTCGGCCTTGAGAAGATCATCGCGAACGTCATCTCCAACCCCAACATCAGGTTCATCCTCTGTTGCGGTACGGAGGTCAAGGGACACCTGTCCGGGCAGAGTTTCATGGCCCTGCACGAAGGCGGTGTCGCCGGCGGAAAGATTGTCGGCGCTCAGGGAGCCATCCCGTTCATCGAGAACCTCTCCGACGAAGCGATCAAGCGCTTCCAGGACCAGGTCGAGATCGTCAACATCATGGAAAGCGAGGACATGGGCGCCATCAAGGCCAAGATCAACGAGCTCAAGGCCAAAGACCCCGGTGCCTTCGGCGCGGAACCCATGGTCGTCGAGGTCAAGGAAGCAGCCGGTGCGGCAGAGGTTGCCGTTGCAGGCGCAAACCCGCAGTTCCTTGAGATCGAAGAGCGGCTCAACGCCATCGAGGAGAGGATCGAGTTCGTCGATGCCGAGATCGCCCAGCGCGTCGGAAGAAAGGTCGGGCGCGATATCGGCATCCTGTACGGACTGGTCGCAGGTTTGATTGTATTCATGATGTTGTTGGTATTACTGCCCAAATTGATTGGGTACCTGTAA
- a CDS encoding tetrahydromethanopterin S-methyltransferase subunit F, translating into MAEEVTQAGPIRMTAINNMMNSIRYKAQILARTTKLESGIMGKGIIGFAIGLLVVLLLIVIPALLLGAI; encoded by the coding sequence ATGGCAGAAGAAGTTACACAGGCAGGCCCCATCCGGATGACGGCAATCAACAACATGATGAACTCCATCCGGTACAAGGCACAGATCCTTGCCCGCACGACCAAACTTGAGTCGGGTATCATGGGCAAGGGGATCATCGGGTTTGCAATCGGACTCCTCGTAGTTCTGCTCCTGATTGTGATTCCGGCACTGCTGCTGGGGGCGATCTAA